The Streptomyces europaeiscabiei genome window below encodes:
- a CDS encoding TetR/AcrR family transcriptional regulator, whose translation MTTEVKPSSRERLLEAAATLTYRDGVNVGVEALCKAAGVSKRSMYQLFESKDDLLAASLKEHTASFVAALLPPADDGRTPRERILHVFEQLESQSGAPDFQGCRYLAVQIELKDQTHPASRVAHQIKAKLTAFFRAEAEQGGASDPDLLARQLILVFDGASARAGIGADTITGLIAPTVVTLLDTAGVR comes from the coding sequence ATGACCACCGAAGTGAAGCCAAGTTCCAGAGAGCGGCTGCTGGAGGCAGCGGCCACGCTCACCTACCGAGACGGTGTCAACGTCGGCGTCGAGGCCCTGTGCAAGGCGGCGGGAGTGTCGAAGCGCTCCATGTACCAGCTGTTCGAGAGCAAGGACGACCTGCTGGCGGCAAGTCTGAAGGAGCACACTGCCTCCTTCGTGGCCGCTCTCCTGCCCCCGGCGGACGACGGCCGCACCCCCCGCGAACGGATCCTGCACGTCTTCGAGCAACTGGAGTCGCAGTCGGGCGCGCCCGACTTCCAGGGCTGCCGGTACCTGGCTGTGCAGATCGAGCTCAAGGATCAGACCCACCCCGCGAGCCGGGTGGCACACCAGATCAAGGCGAAACTGACGGCCTTCTTCCGTGCCGAGGCAGAACAGGGCGGCGCGAGCGACCCCGACCTGCTGGCCCGGCAGCTCATCCTGGTCTTCGACGGCGCCAGCGCCCGCGCGGGGATCGGAGCCGACACCATCACGGGACTCATCGCCCCCACCGTGGTCACCCTGCTCGACACGGCAGGCGTGCGCTGA
- a CDS encoding S8 family peptidase, producing the protein MLAATLGTALAFGAPGALAGTLPVAPSTAPAAKAHAPAAVPASQSATWVAGTRAYLVITAPGDSSAVRSAIAAGGGTVFSNFDAIGVIVAHSASSGFAATMRAVAGVQQVGATRTSDVPADAYNPALPANPAQASTPAGEPVRADMSQIKADQAWAVNPGSASVKVGILDTGVDDRHQDLAPNFNAADSVSCAYGKPDTRAGAWRDVDTHGTHVAGTVAAAKNGKGVVGVAPGVTIAAVRVAEPGNAFFFAENTICGFVWAGDHGFKVTNNSYYTDPWQFNCPDNIDQAAIIEGVKRAQEYAESKGSLQVAAAGNENYDLAHKTTDSASPNDSTPVTRTITNACLDIPTELPGVVTVAANGTGVTKASFSNYGQGVIDIAAPGSSVYSTVPGGGYGSKSGTSMAAPHVAGVAALIASADPGITPAQIRAKLAAQANDIACPSDSRCTGTTADNAFFGEGQTDALKAVGATPPPGKYFENLADFAVNDNATVESPIAVTGVTGNAPATLKVGVDIKHTYIGDLKVDLVAPDGTVYTLHNRAGAGADNIAQTYTVNASSEVANGTWKLRVNDNAASDTGKIDAWNLTF; encoded by the coding sequence GTGCTGGCGGCCACGCTCGGCACCGCCCTCGCGTTCGGCGCCCCGGGCGCCCTCGCGGGCACGCTCCCCGTCGCCCCCTCCACCGCGCCGGCCGCCAAGGCCCACGCTCCGGCCGCCGTGCCGGCTTCCCAGAGCGCGACCTGGGTGGCCGGCACGCGTGCCTACCTCGTGATCACCGCCCCCGGTGACAGTTCGGCGGTCCGCTCCGCGATCGCGGCAGGCGGCGGCACCGTCTTCTCGAACTTCGACGCCATCGGCGTGATCGTCGCCCACTCGGCGTCCAGCGGATTCGCCGCCACCATGCGCGCCGTCGCCGGCGTGCAGCAGGTCGGCGCCACGCGCACCTCGGACGTCCCGGCCGACGCCTACAACCCGGCGCTCCCGGCCAATCCGGCTCAGGCCTCGACCCCGGCCGGAGAACCGGTCCGGGCCGACATGAGCCAGATCAAGGCCGACCAGGCCTGGGCCGTGAACCCGGGCTCCGCCTCGGTCAAGGTCGGCATCCTGGACACCGGTGTGGACGACCGGCACCAGGACCTGGCGCCCAACTTCAACGCGGCCGACTCGGTCTCCTGCGCCTACGGCAAGCCCGACACCCGTGCCGGCGCCTGGCGGGACGTCGACACGCACGGCACCCACGTGGCGGGCACCGTCGCCGCGGCCAAGAACGGCAAGGGCGTCGTCGGCGTGGCCCCCGGGGTGACGATCGCCGCGGTCCGGGTCGCCGAGCCGGGCAACGCCTTCTTCTTCGCCGAGAACACCATCTGCGGCTTCGTCTGGGCCGGTGACCACGGCTTCAAGGTCACCAACAACAGCTACTACACGGACCCGTGGCAGTTCAACTGCCCGGACAACATCGACCAGGCCGCCATCATCGAGGGCGTCAAGCGCGCCCAGGAGTACGCCGAAAGCAAGGGCTCCCTCCAGGTCGCCGCCGCGGGCAACGAGAACTACGACCTCGCCCACAAGACGACCGACTCCGCGAGCCCGAACGACTCGACGCCGGTCACCCGCACCATCACCAACGCCTGCCTCGACATCCCGACCGAGCTGCCGGGCGTGGTCACGGTCGCGGCCAACGGCACGGGCGTCACCAAGGCCTCGTTCTCCAACTACGGGCAGGGCGTCATCGACATCGCGGCGCCGGGCAGCAGCGTGTACTCCACCGTCCCCGGCGGCGGCTACGGCAGCAAGAGCGGCACCTCGATGGCCGCCCCGCACGTGGCCGGCGTGGCGGCACTCATCGCCAGCGCCGACCCGGGCATCACCCCGGCGCAGATCCGCGCCAAGCTGGCCGCCCAGGCCAACGACATCGCCTGCCCCTCGGACAGCCGCTGCACGGGCACGACGGCCGACAACGCGTTCTTCGGCGAGGGACAGACCGACGCCCTCAAGGCCGTCGGGGCCACCCCGCCGCCCGGCAAGTACTTCGAGAACCTCGCGGACTTCGCCGTCAACGACAACGCGACCGTCGAGAGCCCGATCGCCGTCACCGGCGTGACCGGCAACGCACCGGCCACCCTCAAGGTGGGTGTCGACATCAAGCACACCTACATCGGTGACCTGAAGGTCGACCTGGTGGCGCCGGACGGCACCGTCTACACGCTGCACAACCGCGCCGGCGCCGGCGCCGACAACATCGCCCAGACCTACACCGTGAACGCCTCCTCGGAGGTCGCGAACGGCACCTGGAAGCTGCGCGTCAACGACAACGCCGCCTCCGACACGGGCAAGATCGACGCCTGGAACCTGACCTTCTAG
- a CDS encoding DUF2690 domain-containing protein encodes MNLRRWAAAASVLMMAGAGTAVAAPAHAAPAAGCYGASCEGKDPDVYCADDARSPVGGVRIGQAYVELRYSPSCRAAWARISDASYGNGQFTPFVTVHRNSDGREYTCAVQRGATGCYTRMVNDVNVTSYAKGEWDSGARTYTGRTSSY; translated from the coding sequence ATGAACCTTCGGCGCTGGGCCGCGGCCGCGTCCGTCCTGATGATGGCCGGGGCGGGCACCGCCGTCGCCGCCCCCGCTCATGCGGCCCCGGCCGCGGGCTGCTACGGCGCGTCCTGCGAGGGCAAGGACCCCGACGTCTACTGCGCGGACGACGCGAGGTCCCCCGTGGGCGGGGTGCGGATAGGCCAGGCGTACGTGGAGCTGCGCTACAGCCCGAGCTGCCGGGCGGCGTGGGCGCGCATCTCTGACGCGAGCTACGGGAACGGCCAGTTCACCCCGTTCGTGACCGTCCACCGCAACTCCGACGGGCGCGAGTACACCTGCGCCGTGCAGCGCGGCGCCACGGGCTGCTACACCCGGATGGTCAACGACGTCAACGTGACCTCGTACGCCAAGGGCGAGTGGGACAGCGGCGCGCGGACCTACACGGGGCGCACGTCGAGCTACTGA
- a CDS encoding AfsR/SARP family transcriptional regulator — MRLHLLGPLELRVGGRVREVGQPRRRAVLAALATDAGRPVPVDTLIDRVWDADPPDGARSVLYAHISRLRRLLEDAAAAESEGAPRDGEGGALRIVRASGGYVLEADENAVDLLLFRALVARGRVCPTEAERVRVLEEALRLWRGAPLPEQAGAWIERMRTVWTGERIEAALAWAGALLREGRPQEVPALLRPLAAEHPLSEPLAVMLVRALGEAGRTAEAVHAYTGIRRQLADELGVPPGRELRAMYAELLSESDTGQPSAEPRPAPAPAVAAPAPIPTQLPMDVRPFTGRDEQLAELTEHLLAGEDVRRTAAVAVSAVSGTAGVGKTALAVHWAHRMRDAFPDGQLYVDLRGYDPEEPVSAAQALAGFLTALGVSGPEIPLRLDDRAARYRTAVDGRRLLVLLDNAASAAQVRPLLPGGPDCRVLITSRDALASLVSLHGAHRVALDALSPDDATALLRALIGPRVDAEPAEAEAMAEQCGRLPLALRVAAELVLSRPAEPLAGLVAELRDRRRRLDLLDGDGDPRAAVRTVFSWSYDRLPELPARLFRLLGLHPGAEVDVHSAAALVGESADRARRALDVLAGAHLVQRTGPGRHGMHDLLRAYAGELAARHDPARDRDAAVARLLDHCLAASATAMDLLYPAERHLRPAVELPAAGLPPLRTAEECRAWLAAAQPALVALCSRTEEPGPSGHTVRLATTLHRHYERSGHYADALAVHTHALRAARSAGDARGEADVLVCLGAVHRRLGDYDSAHRHHDTALALCRRVGYRTGEARHLTNVGVLHELRGQYREAAEHHERAVGLFRAEGDAHGEADVLNNLGIVHELLEDYQASIEKYRRALELYRSTGHPLGEASALGNLGIVVARLGDHAAAAGYFERALTLFRRLGNTGGEGHALSNLGNALHGLGRYDEAAAHQRRALDLFRRTGERYGEAGALNGLGEALHGTGQHTEALDAHASALEAASGIEEREEQARAHLGTALVRQALRDPERAAHHLRAALALYTALDSPRVDEVRTALLLLDTPARTAEETGAEEEG; from the coding sequence GTGAGACTGCACTTGCTCGGCCCCCTGGAGCTGCGGGTCGGGGGGCGGGTGCGCGAGGTGGGGCAGCCGCGCCGGCGGGCTGTCCTCGCGGCGCTGGCGACCGACGCCGGGCGTCCCGTCCCCGTGGACACCCTGATCGACCGCGTGTGGGACGCCGATCCGCCGGACGGGGCCAGGTCGGTCCTGTACGCGCACATCAGCCGACTGCGACGGCTCCTGGAGGACGCCGCGGCGGCCGAGTCGGAGGGTGCCCCGCGGGACGGGGAGGGCGGAGCGCTCCGTATCGTCAGGGCCTCCGGTGGCTACGTCCTGGAAGCGGACGAGAACGCCGTCGACCTGCTGCTTTTCCGTGCGCTCGTCGCCCGGGGCCGGGTGTGCCCCACCGAGGCCGAGCGGGTGCGTGTGCTGGAGGAGGCGCTGCGGCTGTGGCGGGGTGCGCCGCTGCCGGAGCAGGCCGGGGCCTGGATCGAGCGCATGCGGACCGTGTGGACCGGCGAGCGGATCGAGGCGGCGCTCGCCTGGGCCGGGGCCCTCCTGCGCGAGGGGAGGCCGCAGGAGGTGCCCGCCCTGCTCCGCCCCCTGGCGGCCGAGCACCCCCTGTCGGAACCCTTGGCCGTCATGCTCGTCCGCGCCCTGGGCGAGGCCGGGCGGACGGCGGAGGCGGTGCACGCCTACACCGGGATCCGGCGGCAGCTGGCCGACGAACTCGGTGTACCTCCGGGACGTGAACTGCGGGCCATGTACGCGGAGTTGCTGAGCGAGAGCGACACCGGGCAGCCGTCCGCCGAACCGCGCCCCGCGCCCGCCCCGGCCGTCGCCGCCCCCGCGCCGATCCCGACCCAACTCCCCATGGACGTGCGTCCCTTCACCGGCCGTGACGAGCAACTCGCCGAACTGACAGAGCATCTGCTCGCCGGGGAGGACGTCCGCCGAACGGCGGCGGTGGCCGTCTCCGCCGTCTCCGGCACCGCGGGCGTCGGCAAGACCGCGCTGGCCGTCCACTGGGCGCACCGGATGCGGGACGCCTTTCCCGACGGGCAGCTCTACGTCGATCTGCGGGGCTACGACCCGGAGGAGCCGGTGTCCGCGGCCCAGGCGCTCGCCGGGTTCCTCACCGCGCTCGGGGTTTCCGGGCCGGAGATCCCGCTGCGGCTCGACGACCGGGCGGCGCGCTACCGGACGGCCGTCGACGGACGGCGGCTGCTCGTCCTCCTCGACAACGCGGCCTCCGCCGCCCAGGTCAGACCGCTGCTGCCGGGCGGCCCGGACTGCCGGGTGCTGATCACGAGCCGGGATGCGCTGGCGTCGCTGGTGTCGTTGCACGGAGCGCACCGGGTGGCCCTCGACGCGCTGTCCCCCGACGACGCGACGGCGCTGCTGCGCGCGCTGATCGGACCGCGCGTGGACGCCGAGCCGGCCGAGGCCGAGGCCATGGCAGAGCAGTGCGGGCGGCTGCCGCTGGCCCTGCGGGTGGCGGCCGAGCTGGTGCTGTCGCGTCCCGCCGAGCCCCTGGCCGGCCTGGTCGCCGAACTGCGGGACCGCCGACGACGGCTCGACCTGCTGGACGGCGACGGAGATCCGCGGGCCGCGGTGCGCACCGTGTTCTCCTGGTCCTACGACCGTCTCCCCGAGCTGCCCGCCAGACTGTTCCGGTTGCTGGGCCTGCATCCCGGTGCCGAGGTCGACGTCCACTCCGCCGCCGCCCTGGTCGGCGAGTCCGCAGACCGCGCCCGGCGTGCGCTCGACGTGCTGGCCGGCGCGCACCTGGTGCAGCGGACCGGTCCCGGCCGGCACGGCATGCACGACCTGCTGCGGGCCTACGCCGGGGAGCTGGCCGCCCGGCACGACCCGGCGCGGGACCGGGACGCCGCCGTGGCCCGGCTGCTGGACCATTGCCTGGCGGCGTCCGCGACGGCCATGGACCTGCTCTACCCGGCCGAACGGCATCTGCGCCCCGCCGTCGAGCTGCCGGCCGCCGGACTGCCGCCGCTGCGGACGGCCGAGGAGTGCCGCGCCTGGCTGGCCGCCGCCCAGCCGGCCCTGGTGGCGCTGTGCTCGCGGACCGAGGAGCCCGGCCCGTCCGGGCACACCGTGCGCCTTGCCACCACCCTCCACCGGCACTACGAGCGGTCCGGGCACTACGCCGACGCCCTGGCCGTCCACACCCACGCGCTGCGGGCGGCCCGCTCGGCCGGTGACGCCCGCGGCGAGGCCGACGTGCTGGTCTGTCTGGGGGCGGTACACCGGCGGCTCGGCGACTACGACAGCGCGCACCGGCACCACGACACCGCGCTCGCGCTGTGCCGGCGCGTCGGGTACCGGACCGGCGAGGCCCGGCATCTGACCAACGTCGGCGTGCTGCACGAACTGCGCGGGCAGTACCGGGAGGCCGCCGAGCACCACGAGCGGGCGGTCGGGCTGTTCCGCGCGGAGGGCGACGCGCACGGCGAGGCGGACGTGCTGAACAACCTGGGCATCGTGCACGAGTTGCTGGAGGACTACCAGGCGTCGATCGAGAAGTACCGCCGGGCACTGGAGCTCTACCGCTCGACGGGCCACCCGCTGGGCGAGGCCAGCGCGCTCGGCAACCTGGGCATCGTCGTGGCCCGGCTGGGCGACCACGCGGCCGCGGCCGGGTACTTCGAGCGCGCGCTGACCCTGTTCCGACGGCTCGGCAACACCGGCGGGGAAGGGCACGCGCTGTCCAACCTGGGCAACGCGCTGCACGGTCTCGGCCGGTACGACGAGGCGGCCGCGCACCAGCGCCGGGCCCTGGACCTCTTCCGCCGGACCGGGGAGCGCTACGGCGAGGCCGGCGCCCTCAACGGCCTGGGCGAGGCGCTGCACGGAACCGGACAGCACACCGAGGCCCTCGACGCGCACGCCTCGGCGCTGGAGGCGGCGTCGGGGATCGAGGAGCGGGAGGAACAGGCACGCGCCCACCTCGGCACGGCCCTGGTCCGGCAGGCGCTGCGGGACCCGGAGCGGGCCGCGCACCACCTCCGGGCGGCGCTGGCGCTGTACACGGCGCTCGACTCGCCCCGCGTCGACGAGGTGCGCACGGCGCTCCTGCTACTGGACACACCGGCCCGGACGGCCGAGGAGACCGGGGCGGAGGAGGAGGGCTGA
- a CDS encoding FAD-binding oxidoreductase, giving the protein MTVRSVTDLQHEVSAGVGVEAVLDRAVRVVGADRVTRPRGVSGAEPDSVLGPNAGLYRARDVCGVVRPRTAEEVRRVVELFADGRARAPLHAFSTGGNWGLGSREPAGDGAVVLDLSGLDRIRDIDVAGGWAVVEPGVSQARLAELLQGTERMVNVTASSAHTSVVGNALDRGVGLRHQRTEDLTGVEVVLPSGELIRVGWWPEPGRATPVHAHGLGPSLVQLFVQSGLGVVTAATVRLLARPEALRVVRLNFSPDKVRSATAEVRRWVSQGLTRGVVKMYNETAARAYAGPAGQYLVHVCVDGTPEAVDALTEIIVTEAVRSALFSAVSDTDATDPAAAGHDGAVRVERAYAGDPDPTDTLFEAKTGRPAGRLDEEGGFLLFLPLVPFTGPALERAHELVECVGRESGIRCGVTLNALNADVVDCVVTMRFARDTEQAARAHRALDRLYELFTAEGFLPYRLDIEHSDWAGRLTPGVGARAFARRLKDAVDPHRVIAAGRYA; this is encoded by the coding sequence ATGACCGTTCGTTCCGTGACCGACCTTCAGCACGAGGTGTCCGCCGGTGTGGGCGTCGAGGCTGTGCTGGACAGGGCCGTACGAGTCGTGGGCGCCGACCGGGTCACGCGTCCCCGGGGCGTCAGCGGCGCGGAACCGGACTCCGTGCTGGGGCCGAACGCCGGGTTGTACCGGGCGCGGGACGTCTGCGGTGTGGTGCGTCCGCGTACGGCCGAGGAGGTGCGGCGGGTCGTCGAGCTGTTCGCGGACGGCAGGGCCCGCGCCCCTCTGCACGCTTTCAGCACCGGAGGCAACTGGGGCCTGGGCTCGCGTGAGCCCGCCGGGGACGGTGCGGTCGTGCTCGACCTGTCCGGCCTCGACCGGATCCGTGACATCGACGTGGCCGGGGGCTGGGCCGTTGTGGAGCCCGGGGTGAGCCAGGCCCGGCTCGCCGAACTCCTGCAGGGCACCGAGCGCATGGTGAACGTGACCGCCTCCTCCGCGCACACCAGTGTCGTCGGCAATGCCCTGGACCGTGGTGTGGGCCTGCGCCACCAGCGCACGGAGGATCTGACGGGCGTCGAGGTCGTTCTGCCGAGCGGTGAACTGATCCGGGTCGGCTGGTGGCCCGAACCCGGCCGCGCGACCCCGGTCCACGCCCACGGCCTCGGTCCCTCGCTGGTGCAGCTGTTCGTCCAGTCCGGTCTCGGGGTGGTCACCGCGGCCACGGTGCGGCTGCTGGCGAGGCCCGAGGCGCTGCGGGTGGTCCGGCTCAACTTCAGCCCCGACAAGGTGCGCTCCGCGACCGCCGAGGTGCGCCGCTGGGTGAGCCAGGGCCTGACCCGTGGCGTGGTGAAGATGTACAACGAGACCGCGGCCAGGGCCTACGCCGGCCCGGCCGGACAGTACCTGGTGCATGTGTGCGTCGACGGGACCCCGGAGGCGGTGGACGCGCTCACCGAAATCATCGTCACCGAGGCCGTCCGGTCCGCTCTGTTCAGCGCGGTGTCGGACACCGACGCCACCGACCCGGCCGCCGCGGGCCATGACGGCGCCGTACGGGTGGAGCGGGCCTACGCCGGTGACCCCGATCCGACGGACACCCTGTTCGAGGCCAAGACGGGCCGGCCCGCCGGCCGGCTCGACGAGGAGGGCGGCTTCCTGCTCTTCCTGCCACTGGTTCCCTTCACCGGCCCGGCACTTGAACGGGCGCACGAGCTGGTCGAGTGCGTGGGCAGGGAGAGCGGGATCCGCTGCGGCGTCACGCTCAACGCCCTCAACGCGGACGTCGTCGACTGTGTCGTGACGATGAGGTTCGCCCGTGACACCGAGCAGGCCGCACGCGCCCACCGGGCCCTGGACCGGCTCTATGAGCTCTTCACGGCCGAAGGGTTCCTCCCCTACCGCCTCGACATCGAGCACAGCGACTGGGCCGGCCGGCTGACCCCGGGCGTGGGGGCGCGGGCGTTCGCCCGGCGGCTGAAGGACGCCGTCGACCCCCACCGCGTCATCGCCGCCGGGCGCTACGCGTGA
- a CDS encoding acyl-CoA dehydrogenase family protein, with protein sequence MSLMDLLDSGCAAPQETPVTAEDVLARARALAPRLRERSEEMENIRRLPSDVVELLRGTGVFRMAVPRAWGGPGLDAVEQTEVIEALATGDASAAWCAMIGMDTPIYAGFLGEDVARRLLADPDAATAGAIMPMGRAERVPGGYQVTGQWHFGSGITHSTWVVGGVLITRNGELEPGPPGAPGNWRIIVAPVEDFLVQDTWYSTGLAASGSRDYRADGLYVPQEYTFSFAEPRITGAAATADAVLRNMPGVPLGVARAAIDHIRQMAATRIDRATGLPWSDTYRVQTVVARAEMDLSAARYAVYGSLREQWEILEAGDVPTRDEQVATVLARLNAFRTARSVVSDLFDLAATAAVYRPSVLDRWLRDLNTMCQHVIAQEQVLQSAGALLLGGIPHNAYSVGVVHGGTGRHHEG encoded by the coding sequence ATGAGCCTGATGGACCTGCTGGACTCCGGCTGCGCAGCGCCGCAGGAAACTCCTGTCACCGCGGAGGACGTCCTGGCCCGGGCGCGGGCCCTCGCGCCGAGGCTGCGGGAGCGCTCCGAGGAGATGGAGAACATCCGGCGGTTGCCGTCCGATGTCGTCGAACTGCTGCGCGGGACCGGGGTCTTCCGTATGGCCGTGCCCAGGGCGTGGGGCGGTCCCGGACTTGATGCCGTCGAGCAGACGGAGGTCATCGAGGCCCTCGCCACGGGTGACGCCTCCGCCGCGTGGTGCGCGATGATCGGTATGGACACCCCGATCTACGCGGGCTTCCTCGGCGAGGACGTCGCGCGCCGGCTGCTGGCCGATCCCGATGCCGCCACCGCCGGTGCGATCATGCCGATGGGCCGTGCCGAGCGGGTGCCGGGCGGCTACCAGGTCACCGGGCAGTGGCATTTCGGCAGCGGCATCACCCACAGCACCTGGGTCGTCGGGGGTGTTCTCATCACGCGGAACGGCGAGTTGGAGCCCGGTCCGCCGGGCGCGCCGGGCAACTGGCGGATCATCGTGGCACCCGTGGAGGACTTCCTGGTCCAGGACACCTGGTACAGCACGGGTCTGGCAGCCTCCGGCAGCAGGGACTACCGCGCGGACGGCCTGTATGTGCCGCAGGAGTACACCTTCAGTTTCGCGGAGCCCCGCATCACCGGTGCGGCGGCCACCGCGGACGCGGTGCTGCGCAACATGCCCGGTGTGCCGCTGGGTGTGGCTCGCGCGGCGATCGACCACATCCGGCAGATGGCCGCCACCAGGATCGACCGTGCCACCGGGCTGCCGTGGTCGGACACCTACCGTGTCCAGACGGTCGTCGCCCGGGCCGAGATGGACCTGTCGGCCGCGCGGTACGCCGTCTACGGCAGCCTGCGCGAGCAGTGGGAGATCCTGGAGGCCGGTGATGTGCCGACCCGTGACGAGCAGGTCGCCACGGTGCTGGCCCGGTTGAACGCCTTCCGTACCGCCCGTTCGGTGGTGTCCGATCTGTTCGACCTGGCGGCCACCGCCGCTGTCTACCGGCCCTCCGTGCTGGACCGCTGGCTGCGCGACCTCAACACGATGTGCCAGCACGTGATCGCCCAGGAGCAGGTTCTGCAGTCCGCCGGTGCCCTGCTGCTGGGCGGCATCCCGCACAACGCCTACAGCGTGGGCGTCGTCCATGGGGGCACCGGCCGCCACCACGAAGGGTGA
- a CDS encoding ScbR family autoregulator-binding transcription factor: MARQERALRTRRAILDAAGEVFAEHGYAGATIQDVYNRCGVTKGAFYFHFTSKVELAQAVLDEQVSGQIQYLVVPPRERTVQLQEAMDIGLLVAHRLTFDRMLQGSIRLAVDQVHEINRRVPYQAWIEEHLRILTEAERLGELLPDVEVNDAAQMIVGAFGGVQLMSEVMNDRSDLEERIAVLYSAVARSIATPETLARLDTSCGRGKRLMERVLELEAQAAG, translated from the coding sequence GTGGCACGGCAGGAGCGGGCGCTCAGGACACGACGAGCAATCTTGGATGCGGCCGGGGAGGTCTTCGCGGAACACGGCTACGCAGGGGCCACGATCCAGGATGTCTACAACCGGTGCGGGGTGACGAAGGGCGCCTTCTACTTCCACTTCACGTCCAAGGTGGAACTCGCCCAGGCCGTGCTGGACGAGCAGGTGAGCGGCCAGATCCAGTATCTGGTCGTACCGCCCCGCGAGCGCACGGTGCAGCTGCAGGAGGCCATGGACATCGGCCTGCTGGTGGCTCACCGGCTGACCTTCGACCGGATGCTGCAGGGCAGCATCCGGCTCGCGGTGGACCAGGTGCACGAGATCAACCGCCGGGTCCCATACCAGGCGTGGATCGAGGAGCACCTGAGGATCCTCACCGAGGCCGAGCGGCTGGGCGAACTGCTGCCGGACGTCGAGGTGAACGACGCCGCGCAGATGATCGTCGGCGCGTTCGGCGGGGTCCAGCTGATGTCGGAGGTGATGAACGACCGCAGTGATCTGGAGGAACGGATCGCGGTGCTCTACAGCGCCGTCGCCCGCTCGATCGCGACGCCTGAGACGCTGGCGCGGCTCGACACCTCCTGCGGCCGCGGCAAGCGGCTGATGGAACGCGTCCTGGAGCTGGAGGCGCAGGCCGCCGGTTGA
- a CDS encoding RNA-guided endonuclease InsQ/TnpB family protein: MAQVAAAAEAGQARYTYRLRVSCAARTALVVEWGRCRWVWNECVAKSRAVHLRNKVTGGKATCGPAQLDRMLTEARARTPWLRAGSSVVQQQVVRDFGRSRAKAHKDIDKRLPMTRRAGMPTYKKMREALPTLNYTRRGFRLKDGRLHLAGGIVLTVVWSRELPAEPSSVRVYQDSLGHWYGSFVVPAQVQPLPETGRALGVDWGVRETATTTSDAHDLPHAGRGRKAKAQLTRYDRMMARRRPEKGKPGSKGYREAKKLRAKAHKKVARQRADTGRKWAKKVVRDHDAIAVEDFRPKFLARTTMARKAADAAIGATKAALIEMGRKHGRDIRLVHPAHTTMDCAHCDARAKRRLPLGERTYTCTACGNVSPRDKNSARVMLVRAGLNPAGADGGRPPGALLQEAA, encoded by the coding sequence ATGGCGCAGGTGGCGGCGGCTGCGGAGGCCGGGCAGGCCCGTTACACGTACCGGCTGCGCGTGTCGTGCGCCGCCCGTACCGCGCTGGTGGTGGAGTGGGGCCGATGCCGCTGGGTGTGGAACGAGTGCGTCGCCAAGTCCAGGGCCGTACACCTGCGCAACAAGGTCACCGGCGGGAAGGCCACGTGCGGTCCGGCTCAGCTCGACCGGATGCTGACCGAGGCCCGCGCCCGTACGCCGTGGCTGCGTGCGGGCTCCTCGGTTGTCCAGCAGCAGGTCGTCCGCGACTTCGGCCGCTCCCGCGCCAAGGCACACAAGGACATCGACAAGCGCCTGCCCATGACGCGCCGGGCCGGGATGCCCACGTACAAGAAAATGCGCGAGGCGCTGCCGACCCTCAACTACACGCGGCGCGGGTTCCGGCTGAAGGACGGCCGGCTGCATCTGGCGGGCGGCATCGTCCTGACGGTGGTGTGGTCGCGGGAACTGCCGGCGGAGCCGTCCTCGGTGCGCGTGTACCAGGACAGCCTCGGGCACTGGTACGGCTCGTTCGTCGTCCCCGCCCAGGTCCAGCCCCTGCCGGAGACCGGCCGCGCACTCGGCGTCGACTGGGGTGTGAGGGAGACCGCGACCACCACGTCCGACGCGCACGACCTGCCCCACGCCGGGCGCGGCAGGAAGGCGAAGGCGCAGCTGACCCGGTACGACCGGATGATGGCCCGCCGCAGGCCGGAGAAGGGCAAGCCCGGATCGAAGGGCTACCGCGAGGCGAAGAAACTGCGGGCGAAGGCGCACAAGAAGGTCGCCAGGCAGCGTGCGGACACCGGCCGTAAGTGGGCCAAGAAGGTGGTCCGCGACCACGACGCCATCGCGGTCGAGGACTTCCGCCCGAAGTTCCTGGCCAGGACCACCATGGCTCGCAAGGCCGCCGACGCCGCGATCGGCGCCACCAAGGCCGCCCTGATCGAGATGGGCCGCAAGCACGGGCGGGACATCCGCCTCGTCCACCCCGCGCACACCACGATGGACTGCGCGCACTGCGATGCGAGAGCCAAGCGTCGTCTGCCGCTGGGTGAGCGCACCTACACCTGCACCGCGTGCGGAAATGTGTCCCCACGGGACAAGAACTCCGCACGCGTCATGCTCGTCCGGGCTGGTCTCAACCCGGCTGGTGCCGATGGCGGAAGACCTCCTGGAGCGCTGCTCCAGGAGGCAGCCTGA